In Bradyrhizobium paxllaeri, the genomic stretch ACCTCGTTTCGTGGTGGACGAAGTCGCCCTCGGCGAGCTTGTCCTCGATGAACTGGTCGGCGGTGCGGGCATCCGGCACGCGCAGCAGCGCTTCTGCCAGCACCATCAGCGCCAGTCCCTCCTTGGTCGAGAGCGCGAACTCGCGCAGCATGTCCTCGACCCCGCCGAGTGGATCGTCATTGGCCCTGATGGCTTCGATCAGCCGCGTCGCCATGCGATCGATGCGAGCCTCCTGCGCCGCGTCCAGCCGCACGGCCTGGAGCAGGCCGGTGGCGATGGCGCGATCGTCGGGCGCGTAGGGTGCGCTGAAGGGCGGAGGCGGCGCGGGAATCAGCATGGGATTCTCTTCGTTCTAGCCAGCTTATCGGGACCGGGATTGCCGGAACAGGCGCAAATCCCCCGATTGTCCAGGGTGGCGGGCAGCCCAGGCAGCACAGGAATGGTATGGCGGAACCACCTGGCGCAAGGAGAGCACAGCGGGCGGAATTCCGGCGGTGCCGTCCCCAGATCGCGGCCTTGCTGGTTGGCAGTGCGCGGGAGCCGCGCTAAGCGTCACGAACGCCGTCGCTTGGGAACCGCAGGGATGATGAGAGAGGCCGCTCTGCCGACACTGGGAAATCTCACGCGTAACAGCTTCGCGGCCGCGCTCGTCGCGTTTGTCGCCGCGCTGTTTGCAGCGCCGCCTGCGAGAGCGGTCGAGATGAGTTCCGAGGTCGCCAACCTCTACAGCTCGGTTTCAATCTATCCGCCATCCGCCACGTCGATGACCGTCTGCTACGGTTTCGTCTGCCGCCGCCGCGAGATCCTCGATTTTACCGCCGGTGACCGCGGCGCGCTGACCCAGATCATGGCGGCGGGCCGCGCCTCGGCCGCGGCGGAGCGTGCTGCGATTCAGAAGGCGGTGGTGTGGTTCGATCGCCGCATGGGGCCGATCCTCGGCACCGACAAGCGTGTGGCGAAGGCGGATTTCCGCTACTTCGACGACAAGCACAATTACGATTGCTGGGACACCACGCGCAACACCACCAGCCTGCTCCTGGTGCTGCGGGAGTGGGGCCTGTTGAAGCATCACGCGATCGGTGATCCCCGATATCGCGGCAATACGCTGGTATTGCAGACGCCGCACAACACCGCGGTGCTGGTCGATCGCGCCACCAAGGTCGAATGGGTCGTCGACCTCTGGCCGCGCGGCTATCTGCAGCCACCGGACGTGATGACGGTCCAGAAGTGGGTTACGGAAGATTGAGCGGCCGGTTTTGGCGCAACGGTCTAGCCATCGCGCGTGCAGAAGCGGTGCCCGCTCCGCCGAACGCTCACAGTTTTCGAGAAGTTTTTTAAGCCCAACTCCCGGATTTAGGTCCGAGAGCGTGCCGTTGCCGGTTGCGCTTGCGCGCTAAACCTTGAGGTTCTCGGCCGAAGTCTTGCCGCGGTTGGCGATCTCTTCGTACTCGACGGTCTGCCCTTCATTGAGCGTCGAAAGCCCAGCTTTCTCAACTGCCGAAATATGAACGAACACGTCCTTGCCGCCGCTTGAGGGCTGGATAAATCCATAACCCTTCGTCGGATTGAACCACTTCACCGTACCCTTAGCCATTCACGTCGTCTCCGCGGAATCAAAAAAATATACGAGCCGCCGGTCCCCGCACTAACCGGCATGCCCGCGGCGGCAGGATACGCGGGTTAGGGCGGGCTGGGTAGCGCAAACGGACCAGCCGATTCGACAAAAATGCCCCCATTCGCGGCCGATTTAGGCTGTTTTGCCGGTTTCGCCCTCATTTGACGCAGCCGGACAGTAAGGATTTCCAAATCGGTCGATTG encodes the following:
- a CDS encoding cold-shock protein; its protein translation is MAKGTVKWFNPTKGYGFIQPSSGGKDVFVHISAVEKAGLSTLNEGQTVEYEEIANRGKTSAENLKV